A window of Hyperolius riggenbachi isolate aHypRig1 chromosome 1, aHypRig1.pri, whole genome shotgun sequence contains these coding sequences:
- the SAP30 gene encoding histone deacetylase complex subunit SAP30, giving the protein MMNGFPAEELHRDSGGEVTSPIPAAAAGGPLIGQLCCLRDEGERCTRPAGNASFSKRIQKSISQKKVKIDLDKTARHLYICDFHKNLIQSVRNRRKRKGSDDDDGDSPVHDTDTPEVDLFQLQVNTLRRYKRHFKLQARPGLNKAQLVEIIGGHFRTLPVNEKDTLTYFICSVKNEKNKMDHKSDVGLH; this is encoded by the exons ATGATGAACGGATTCCCTGCCGAGGAGTTACACCGGGATAGCGGGGGAGAGGTGACCTCCCcgatccctgctgctgctgctggggggcCCCTGATCGGCCAGCTGTGCTGCCTGCGGGACGAGGGCGAGAGGTGCACCCGGCCTGCGGGCAATGCCAGCTTCAGTAAGAGGATCCAGAAGAGCATTTCCCAGAAGAAAGTCAAGATCGACCTGGATAAAACA GCAAGACATCTTTATATTTGCGACTTCCACAAGAACTTAATTCAGAGTGTAAGGAACAGACGGAAAAGGAAGGGTAGTGATGATGACGATGGGGACTCCCCAGTTCATGACACTGATACTCCAGAG GTGGACCTTTTCCAGTTGCAAGTAAACACATTAAGACGATACAAGAGACATTTCAAGCTACAAGCAAGGCCCGGCCTGAATAAAGCACAGCTTGTTGAA ATAATTGGTGGCCATTTCCGAACGCTGCCAGTGAATGAAAAGGACACACTCACATACTTCATCTGCTCTGTGaagaatgaaaaaaacaaaatggatCACAAATCTGATGTTGGTCTTCATTAG